One region of Bradyrhizobium betae genomic DNA includes:
- a CDS encoding FixH family protein, giving the protein MATKPLTGTKVFLMLVAFFGVVIGVNVTMMKLAIATLPGTDVDSPYAAGLTYDREISAAQDQAARKWQVNAHIERRADGVAALQVDARDASGRPVTGLKFAGRLERPTDKRADLQVELTEAGIGIYRGDAAAVAPGQWDLVIEGEARGTRVFMSRNRVILN; this is encoded by the coding sequence ATGGCAACCAAGCCGCTGACCGGAACCAAGGTGTTCCTGATGCTGGTCGCCTTCTTCGGCGTCGTGATCGGCGTCAACGTGACCATGATGAAGCTCGCGATCGCAACGCTGCCCGGCACCGATGTCGATAGCCCCTATGCCGCAGGTCTCACCTATGACCGCGAGATCTCGGCGGCGCAGGACCAAGCTGCGCGCAAATGGCAGGTCAATGCCCATATCGAGCGCCGCGCCGACGGCGTCGCCGCGCTTCAAGTCGACGCGCGCGACGCCAGCGGCAGGCCGGTGACCGGCTTGAAATTCGCTGGCCGCCTGGAGCGGCCGACCGACAAGCGCGCCGATCTCCAGGTCGAGCTCACCGAAGCCGGCATCGGCATCTATCGCGGCGATGCCGCTGCCGTCGCGCCCGGCCAGTGGGATCTGGTGATCGAGGGCGAGGCGCGCGGGACGCGCGTGTTCATGTCGCGCAACCGCGTGATCCTGAACTGA